A genomic segment from Leptospira fainei serovar Hurstbridge str. BUT 6 encodes:
- a CDS encoding TIGR04454 family lipoprotein: protein MKKLSFVIFPALVLAVLVSCGGPKVSQAECEPVVNDLFKNLTEGKSTEEIEKLNSLRPSLAPMLLKECMSGKYELSCLKSAKDIQALAVCKK from the coding sequence ATGAAAAAACTATCCTTCGTTATTTTCCCCGCGCTTGTCCTCGCAGTACTTGTTTCCTGTGGTGGCCCGAAGGTTAGCCAAGCGGAATGCGAACCCGTAGTGAACGACTTATTCAAGAATCTTACAGAAGGTAAATCTACTGAAGAAATCGAGAAATTAAATTCACTTCGTCCGTCTCTTGCCCCTATGTTGCTTAAGGAATGTATGTCGGGTAAATATGAATTGAGTTGTCTTAAGTCAGCGAAGGATATCCAAGCTCTCGCAGTCTGTAAGAAATAA
- a CDS encoding glycoside hydrolase family 5 protein, producing MLELSAQNGNFYDSEGFLLQLRGVNLSGSSKVPFRPDGTTHFDQTLTFYDHRNVSFVGRPLEEAQAKEHLDRLKKWGFNFLRFLVTWEAIEHKGPGKYDLAYLDYVERMVALAEKKGFYIFIDPHQDVWSRFTGGDGAPGWTLEEIGMDIGKIRDSDTAIVHHHQGRNYERMSWPLNYQKYACATMFTLFFGGKTFAPHLMIRGKNVQDFLQDHYFESICKLAKKLVKYKNVIGFDSLNEPSPGWIGKRNLGEFSGFGFGKVVATSPFQEMFLSEGRSLNANISYMLGFAGINVRKTKLNSHRIPLWKKGNRCVWHDHGVWDYDPNGAPMLLKSDYFYKYRGRKVEFFPEYMTPFIKQFKKRIQSVQKRFFIFIESDPTRLEMEWKEDSKGGESGVVNATHWYDASILMFKRFLPWFGIHIFKQKPVFGKKNVQSAYEDTVKMIKEMSLKKMGNCPTVIGETGIPMDLNGRTAFLNQDYKPLESAMDRMLIPLEKQFVHYTLWNYTPDNTHSLGDRWNEEDLSLFSLDTPHDIDKDGGRAVRAFSRPYPIRTKGIPEAIHFDMEKSLFKYSFRKDGEELPGTEIFLPDIHYKKGFEVLVNAGTFKFDSKSRLLSFKGEKGISHYGITVLPSKK from the coding sequence ATGTTAGAATTAAGCGCTCAAAACGGAAATTTTTACGATTCCGAAGGTTTCCTACTTCAATTGAGAGGAGTGAATCTATCCGGAAGTTCGAAAGTTCCGTTTCGTCCGGACGGAACTACGCATTTCGATCAAACCCTTACTTTTTACGATCATAGAAATGTATCCTTCGTCGGGAGGCCGTTAGAGGAAGCGCAAGCGAAAGAGCATTTGGATCGTCTCAAGAAATGGGGTTTTAATTTTTTACGATTCTTAGTTACTTGGGAAGCGATAGAACACAAAGGTCCGGGCAAATACGATCTTGCTTATTTAGACTATGTGGAACGGATGGTCGCTTTAGCCGAGAAAAAAGGCTTTTATATTTTCATCGATCCGCACCAAGACGTTTGGTCTAGATTTACGGGCGGGGATGGTGCGCCCGGTTGGACGCTGGAAGAAATCGGAATGGATATCGGTAAAATTCGAGATTCGGATACCGCAATCGTTCATCATCACCAAGGCAGAAATTATGAACGCATGTCATGGCCGCTCAATTATCAAAAATATGCGTGTGCAACGATGTTTACCCTTTTTTTCGGCGGGAAAACATTTGCTCCGCATTTGATGATTCGCGGAAAAAACGTACAGGATTTTCTTCAGGATCATTATTTTGAATCGATCTGCAAACTTGCGAAGAAATTAGTAAAATATAAAAATGTAATAGGATTTGATTCCCTGAACGAGCCGTCCCCGGGATGGATCGGAAAGAGAAATCTTGGAGAATTTTCGGGATTTGGGTTCGGGAAGGTTGTCGCCACGTCGCCGTTCCAGGAGATGTTTCTTTCTGAAGGTAGATCTTTAAACGCAAATATTTCATATATGCTCGGATTTGCAGGAATCAATGTCAGAAAAACGAAATTAAATTCTCATAGAATTCCCCTTTGGAAGAAAGGAAATCGATGTGTATGGCATGATCACGGGGTTTGGGATTACGACCCGAACGGAGCTCCGATGCTTCTTAAATCCGATTATTTTTACAAGTATCGGGGAAGAAAGGTGGAGTTTTTTCCCGAGTATATGACTCCTTTTATAAAGCAGTTCAAGAAGAGAATTCAATCGGTTCAAAAAAGATTTTTTATTTTTATAGAGAGCGATCCTACACGTTTGGAAATGGAATGGAAAGAGGACAGCAAAGGAGGTGAAAGCGGTGTTGTGAATGCGACTCACTGGTATGATGCTTCCATATTAATGTTTAAACGCTTCCTCCCTTGGTTCGGGATTCACATTTTTAAACAAAAACCGGTATTCGGCAAAAAGAACGTTCAAAGCGCCTATGAAGATACCGTAAAAATGATTAAAGAGATGTCTTTGAAAAAGATGGGCAATTGCCCGACCGTAATCGGTGAGACCGGGATTCCTATGGATCTTAACGGAAGAACGGCTTTTTTAAATCAGGATTACAAACCCTTAGAATCGGCCATGGATCGCATGCTGATTCCGTTAGAAAAGCAATTTGTGCATTATACTTTATGGAATTATACTCCTGACAATACTCATAGTTTGGGCGATCGCTGGAATGAGGAGGATTTATCCCTGTTCTCCCTCGACACCCCTCACGACATCGATAAAGATGGGGGGAGAGCCGTCCGAGCGTTTTCAAGACCGTATCCGATTCGGACCAAAGGAATTCCGGAAGCTATCCACTTTGATATGGAAAAATCTTTGTTTAAATATTCTTTCCGTAAAGACGGAGAAGAATTGCCCGGAACTGAAATTTTCTTACCGGATATTCACTATAAAAAAGGATTCGAAGTTTTAGTGAACGCCGGAACGTTTAAATTCGACTCCAAGAGTAGGCTTCTATCATTCAAGGGAGAAAAAGGGATTTCTCATTACGGTATAACCGTTCTGCCTTCCAAAAAATAA
- a CDS encoding patatin-like phospholipase family protein, whose product MKRALILSGGGARGAYQAGVLKYLEEIRFKPDIVCGTSVGAITATAMGCGLNAKQIIDLWKSIEVQKVMKYSIWNDFVDLIFRRFSPLADTTPLKYLLYSHLDFRNLRKSPIQVIITAVNILTAELVFFRNKDIDIEHVMASSAIPLIFPWQYVDGKPHWDGGIMANTPILPAVERGATDIVVVLLSPVGGVNMPLPRSRRDGLERVFELSLIGSFQTVMSNLQYEKKKRRRGKRGFFQESVFSFAEKEEIRIRVIGPRTSLGFGSILNFSQVQADYLISRGYEDAKVQFGED is encoded by the coding sequence ATGAAGCGTGCTTTAATTTTATCAGGCGGCGGGGCTCGGGGAGCATATCAAGCGGGCGTCCTGAAATATTTAGAAGAAATTCGATTCAAGCCGGATATCGTTTGCGGCACCTCTGTAGGAGCTATTACAGCTACGGCAATGGGATGCGGTTTAAACGCCAAACAGATCATCGATCTATGGAAATCAATTGAAGTCCAAAAGGTGATGAAATATTCCATTTGGAACGATTTCGTAGATCTTATTTTTAGGCGATTCTCTCCGCTCGCGGATACCACCCCTCTCAAATATCTTTTATATTCGCACCTGGATTTCAGGAATCTTCGCAAAAGTCCAATTCAAGTCATTATTACCGCCGTTAATATTTTAACAGCCGAACTTGTTTTTTTTCGTAACAAAGATATTGATATCGAACATGTGATGGCGTCTTCCGCTATCCCGCTTATATTTCCTTGGCAATATGTGGACGGAAAACCGCATTGGGACGGAGGAATTATGGCAAATACTCCGATATTACCTGCGGTAGAGCGCGGAGCAACGGATATCGTTGTAGTGTTGCTTTCGCCCGTCGGAGGAGTTAATATGCCGTTGCCCCGAAGCAGGAGAGACGGCCTAGAAAGGGTGTTCGAATTATCGTTGATCGGTTCCTTTCAAACTGTCATGTCGAATCTGCAGTATGAGAAAAAGAAGCGCAGAAGAGGGAAGAGGGGCTTCTTCCAAGAGTCGGTTTTTTCTTTTGCCGAAAAGGAAGAAATTAGAATTCGAGTCATTGGTCCGAGAACTTCCTTAGGGTTCGGAAGTATTTTAAATTTCTCACAAGTTCAAGCTGATTACTTAATTAGCCGCGGTTATGAAGACGCTAAAGTCCAATTCGGGGAAGATTAG
- a CDS encoding MFS transporter, giving the protein MESTSTVARPKAALSEPFLIFLLASIQFTHIMDFMIMFPLQDYFLKQFGIDTAVFSFVLASYSYAAAAAALLGANFIDRFNRKSAAIFLYTGFIFGTILCAIADSFYFLLTARIIAGTFGGMIGGIVLSIIGDVFPIERRGRAMGAVMGAFSVASVAGVPIGLWIAHRFSWNYSFGFVVSLSLPILLSAIFYLPSIPSKQAKARALDFSQLYAVLSDRNHIKAIVFFMSVILGGFVVVTSIAVYMERNVGFSKQDVQLIYLIGGLCTFFSSRFIGIMADKYGKHKVFLNMVLIAIVPIIVLTHLPKVPLPVALLVTTSFMVLVSGRIIPAMALMTSAVRPELRGSFMSVSSGLQSIATGLGATIAGFVLITLPDGSFARFDIVGYLAVGFNLIGLYLSRKVKIVS; this is encoded by the coding sequence ATGGAGTCAACCTCTACCGTCGCCCGTCCGAAAGCAGCTCTTAGCGAACCGTTTTTGATCTTCCTTTTAGCCAGCATTCAGTTCACTCATATCATGGATTTCATGATTATGTTTCCGCTGCAGGATTATTTTTTAAAACAATTCGGAATTGATACGGCGGTATTTTCGTTTGTTCTCGCATCTTATTCTTATGCCGCCGCGGCTGCCGCATTATTGGGGGCTAATTTCATCGATCGGTTTAATCGAAAATCTGCCGCAATATTTCTATACACCGGTTTCATTTTCGGAACGATTCTTTGTGCGATCGCTGACTCTTTTTATTTCCTTTTAACAGCGAGAATCATCGCGGGAACTTTCGGCGGAATGATAGGCGGAATTGTTCTTTCAATCATCGGCGATGTCTTCCCGATCGAAAGACGGGGACGGGCGATGGGTGCAGTAATGGGTGCATTCTCGGTCGCTTCCGTTGCCGGGGTTCCAATCGGACTTTGGATCGCTCATAGATTTTCGTGGAACTACAGTTTCGGGTTCGTGGTCTCCTTGAGTCTGCCGATTTTATTAAGCGCAATTTTTTATTTACCGAGCATTCCATCAAAGCAGGCAAAAGCCCGAGCTTTGGATTTCTCACAACTGTATGCCGTTTTATCCGATAGAAATCACATTAAAGCGATTGTCTTTTTCATGTCGGTCATTTTAGGCGGGTTCGTGGTAGTCACTTCGATTGCGGTGTATATGGAAAGAAACGTAGGCTTTTCAAAACAAGACGTTCAGTTGATATATTTGATCGGGGGCCTTTGCACCTTTTTCTCTTCGCGATTTATCGGAATAATGGCGGACAAATACGGGAAACATAAAGTTTTTCTAAATATGGTTCTCATAGCGATTGTTCCGATTATTGTGCTCACTCATTTGCCCAAAGTTCCTTTGCCCGTGGCGCTTCTGGTGACTACCAGTTTTATGGTTTTAGTATCGGGCCGGATCATTCCTGCTATGGCTTTAATGACGTCGGCTGTTCGCCCTGAATTGCGCGGAAGTTTTATGTCGGTAAGTTCCGGCTTACAAAGCATCGCAACAGGGTTGGGTGCAACGATTGCAGGATTTGTTTTGATCACTCTTCCCGACGGCTCGTTCGCAAGGTTTGATATCGTCGGTTATTTGGCAGTTGGTTTCAATTTAATCGGCCTGTATCTTTCTCGTAAGGTTAAGATCGTTTCCTAA
- a CDS encoding acetyl-CoA hydrolase/transferase family protein — MNVKFTTADQAVSLIQSYNRVFIHSVFAAPPLLIEAMSKRANELKDVEIVHIHTEGPVPYAMPGNEASFRTNALFVGPNMRKAVEEGRADYVPVFLSECPALFRRGILPIDVALISVSPPDKHGFCSLGVSVDIAKAAVDTAKKVIAQVNRNMPRTHGDGILHISKIDAFVQGDTPLLEAPATIPDEVETNIGRYIAGLVEDGATLQMGIGAIPNAVLTFLTNHKNLGIHTEMFSDGAISLIESGVVNGTRKKTHPGKIVSGFVMGTRKLYDFIDDNPEVVLLDIGYVNDTSVIRKNPKVTAINSAIEVDLTGQICADSIGTRQFSGVGGQMDFIRGASLSEGGKPIVALPSSTSKGESRIVTMLKPGASVTTTRAHVHYIVTEYGVADLYGKNLRQRADELIRIAHPNHRESLEKQAAERFRGF, encoded by the coding sequence ATGAATGTAAAATTTACCACAGCAGACCAAGCAGTTTCATTAATCCAATCTTACAATCGCGTCTTTATTCACAGCGTATTTGCCGCTCCACCTCTCTTGATCGAGGCAATGTCGAAAAGAGCTAACGAGCTTAAGGATGTGGAAATCGTCCACATCCATACGGAGGGTCCCGTTCCGTATGCGATGCCTGGGAACGAAGCGAGCTTTAGAACCAATGCTCTTTTTGTGGGCCCGAACATGCGAAAAGCAGTAGAAGAAGGACGCGCCGACTATGTGCCCGTTTTCTTAAGCGAATGCCCGGCTCTATTTCGAAGGGGAATTCTTCCTATTGATGTCGCACTAATTTCAGTCTCCCCTCCGGACAAACACGGATTTTGTTCTTTAGGAGTTTCCGTCGATATCGCAAAGGCCGCAGTCGATACCGCTAAGAAAGTTATTGCTCAGGTAAATCGCAACATGCCGCGAACGCATGGGGACGGGATTTTGCATATAAGTAAAATCGACGCGTTTGTCCAAGGCGACACCCCGCTATTAGAAGCGCCTGCAACTATTCCGGACGAAGTGGAAACGAATATAGGCAGATACATCGCCGGATTGGTGGAAGACGGTGCGACTCTACAGATGGGCATAGGCGCAATTCCGAATGCCGTTTTGACTTTCTTAACAAATCACAAAAATTTAGGAATTCATACTGAAATGTTTTCAGATGGAGCCATATCTTTGATTGAAAGTGGCGTTGTAAACGGTACCCGAAAGAAAACTCACCCGGGTAAAATCGTTTCCGGGTTCGTAATGGGGACGAGAAAACTCTACGATTTTATCGACGATAACCCTGAAGTGGTTTTATTAGATATCGGATACGTAAACGATACGTCGGTAATTCGTAAAAACCCGAAAGTTACGGCTATCAATTCCGCAATTGAAGTCGACTTAACCGGACAAATTTGCGCCGACTCGATCGGGACCAGGCAGTTTTCAGGCGTGGGCGGACAAATGGATTTTATCCGGGGGGCTTCCCTTTCGGAGGGGGGAAAGCCGATTGTTGCTTTGCCTTCTTCCACTTCCAAAGGCGAGTCCAGAATAGTCACAATGTTAAAACCGGGGGCGAGCGTTACGACCACGCGCGCTCATGTTCATTACATAGTGACCGAGTACGGAGTTGCCGATCTTTACGGAAAAAACTTGAGACAGAGAGCGGACGAGCTAATCAGAATCGCGCATCCGAATCACCGCGAATCCTTGGAGAAGCAAGCCGCCGAAAGATTTCGCGGGTTTTAA
- a CDS encoding GGDEF domain-containing protein, with translation MKLWDYITEDFLRAKSSQIREIRALDNGKTVRVLCVSSILISLLLIVQNVISPGLPEGSIIQLLYIASFTGVAIISFVWYLLLTLTSNSSIIRFLTNSYGFIATFMTTTLTLIDLAHIKDYSAYCFGLLTLPLFIRTSLATYIAIIAVNFTWFLFGYHLMLNEEIDFSTLAPIIAFSIGSLFSSIVVERTRLKGNFLQLELEESNRNLRELSHKDQLTGLYNRRHLMEALQTMVSAANRYDFPVSALLLDLDHFKKTNDSFGHQVGDRLLARIGGLLFGLVRDCDIAARYGGEEFCIILTNTAKDGALFVAERIRKRIENETFDGIPWNVTVSIGVSMREPNQSVEDFLRVADEKLYESKSAGRNRISA, from the coding sequence ATGAAACTCTGGGATTACATCACCGAAGATTTTCTACGGGCAAAGTCTTCTCAAATTCGGGAAATTCGCGCATTAGATAACGGGAAGACGGTTAGAGTACTCTGCGTCTCTTCCATTCTGATATCACTCCTTTTAATTGTTCAAAACGTGATTTCGCCCGGATTGCCCGAAGGAAGTATTATCCAGCTTTTATATATCGCCTCGTTTACCGGAGTGGCAATTATTTCTTTCGTCTGGTATCTGCTCTTAACTCTAACGTCAAATTCTAGCATCATACGGTTTCTAACTAATTCCTACGGTTTTATCGCCACATTCATGACGACTACTCTCACTCTGATAGATTTGGCGCATATCAAGGATTATTCCGCCTATTGCTTCGGTTTGTTGACTTTACCTCTTTTTATCCGGACTAGTCTCGCCACTTACATCGCAATCATAGCGGTCAACTTTACTTGGTTTTTGTTCGGCTATCATCTGATGCTAAATGAAGAAATCGATTTTAGCACATTGGCCCCTATCATCGCTTTTTCCATCGGTAGCCTTTTTTCTTCGATCGTAGTCGAACGGACAAGATTGAAAGGGAACTTTCTGCAGCTTGAACTTGAAGAATCGAATCGGAATCTTCGAGAACTTTCTCATAAGGATCAACTCACAGGTCTATACAACCGTCGTCATCTCATGGAAGCCCTGCAAACTATGGTTTCCGCCGCAAATAGATACGATTTTCCCGTCTCCGCTTTATTATTAGATTTAGATCATTTTAAAAAGACAAACGATTCGTTCGGACACCAAGTCGGAGATCGATTACTGGCAAGAATCGGCGGCTTATTATTCGGTTTAGTTAGAGATTGTGATATAGCTGCCCGGTATGGCGGCGAAGAATTCTGTATAATTCTTACGAATACCGCAAAAGATGGAGCTCTCTTTGTGGCCGAGAGAATCCGCAAAAGGATAGAAAACGAAACGTTCGACGGAATTCCATGGAACGTGACGGTGAGTATCGGAGTTTCGATGCGGGAACCGAATCAGTCCGTCGAAGATTTTCTACGAGTCGCGGACGAAAAACTTTATGAATCCAAGTCGGCCGGGCGTAACAGGATATCGGCTTGA
- a CDS encoding sodium:solute symporter family protein, with product MLGFFVIFYILITLLVGAISSRFVRNSKDYVLAGRRLPLFLASSALFATWFGSETLMGASSKFVDGGVLAVIEDPFGAALCLSLVGLFFARPLYRMNILTFGDLYRNRFGKKIEFLSALFMIPSYFGWIAAQLVAMGIVINSLFGFEMYVGILLASIVVLIYTYVGGMWAISITDFVQTILIVVGLAVLVWDLKEKAGGFNTVLSNSQPGFFNFFPPLELKAVLAYIAAWITIGLGSIPQQDIFQRVMSSKSEKVAVYSSYLGALMYLTVAFLPLLAGYFARKVYPDIAAGDSQMILPQVVLIHSSLLIQILFFGALLSAILSTASGAILAPATVLGENLIRPLLKNPGEARLLRILRFSVLSVTVISTAMALSQTNIYQLVADSSSISLVSLFVPLVSALFWKRSTATGSIFAMFWGTSAWIGCKYWGPDWLPASLLGLAISFIGQLIGNFFPIARLEKRESIQADILLRPADLDS from the coding sequence TTGTTAGGTTTCTTTGTCATATTCTACATTCTCATCACGCTGCTTGTAGGAGCGATCTCTTCAAGATTTGTGAGAAATTCCAAGGATTATGTTTTAGCGGGTCGACGACTACCTCTCTTTCTTGCATCTTCGGCATTATTTGCAACCTGGTTCGGTTCCGAAACTTTGATGGGAGCATCTTCAAAATTTGTGGACGGCGGGGTTCTTGCCGTCATCGAAGATCCTTTTGGCGCGGCGCTCTGCCTTTCGTTAGTGGGATTATTTTTTGCCCGACCTTTATACAGAATGAACATCCTTACGTTCGGAGATTTGTATCGGAATCGGTTCGGGAAGAAAATCGAATTTCTTTCGGCATTGTTCATGATTCCCTCTTATTTCGGATGGATAGCGGCCCAGCTAGTCGCGATGGGGATCGTCATCAATTCTTTGTTCGGTTTCGAAATGTATGTTGGAATCCTGCTCGCATCGATCGTGGTACTAATCTACACGTACGTAGGAGGAATGTGGGCTATCTCGATCACCGATTTTGTACAAACAATTTTGATCGTGGTCGGGCTAGCGGTGCTAGTTTGGGATTTAAAGGAGAAAGCCGGCGGCTTTAATACCGTTCTTTCGAATTCGCAGCCCGGCTTTTTCAATTTCTTTCCACCGCTCGAATTGAAAGCGGTTTTAGCTTATATTGCCGCATGGATTACCATAGGATTAGGGTCTATTCCGCAACAGGATATTTTTCAAAGAGTCATGTCATCCAAATCCGAGAAGGTTGCAGTCTACAGTTCCTATTTAGGAGCGCTCATGTATTTAACCGTAGCTTTTCTGCCGCTTTTGGCCGGATACTTCGCGAGAAAAGTTTACCCGGATATTGCGGCAGGCGATAGTCAAATGATTCTTCCGCAAGTTGTGTTGATCCATTCGTCTCTTTTGATTCAAATTCTTTTTTTCGGTGCATTACTCTCCGCTATTCTGAGTACCGCCTCCGGAGCTATTCTCGCTCCGGCAACCGTCTTAGGCGAGAATTTGATTCGTCCTCTTCTTAAAAACCCCGGAGAAGCTAGATTATTAAGAATATTACGATTTTCTGTATTATCGGTCACCGTGATATCGACGGCAATGGCTTTGAGCCAGACGAACATTTATCAACTTGTCGCCGATTCTTCTTCGATCAGTTTGGTTTCATTATTTGTTCCGCTTGTCTCCGCTCTTTTTTGGAAACGTTCGACGGCAACGGGTTCGATTTTTGCGATGTTTTGGGGTACTTCCGCTTGGATCGGTTGTAAATATTGGGGACCGGATTGGCTTCCGGCTTCATTGCTCGGATTGGCAATCAGCTTTATTGGCCAATTAATCGGAAATTTTTTCCCGATTGCAAGATTGGAAAAAAGGGAATCGATTCAAGCCGATATCCTGTTACGCCCGGCCGACTTGGATTCATAA